The following are encoded in a window of Nomia melanderi isolate GNS246 chromosome 6, iyNomMela1, whole genome shotgun sequence genomic DNA:
- the Creld gene encoding cysteine rich with EGF like domains, which produces MRKTIGVIFLHLFTLFYITSVECNKKPSSEELKAQQFPPCAACKVLINSFKKGIERTKREKFDGGDSAWEEDKLGSYSKSETRLIEIQEHLCKEVERGKIQCHALAEELESKIEEWWFHQQNKHPDIFDYICIEETGRCCPKDHFGPQCVPCPGFPDKICNNNGKCKGAGTRKGNGGCFCDKGYQGENCSECEIGFYESYKDENKLLCSQCHASCHGPCKGAGPKSCEKCAKGWQMIDGQGCTDIDECINSNKYCPGNQFCINKEGGYNCLSCDKACSGCTGDGPDMCIKCADEYHKQDNLCINSDLLGRKKQENIARYATYFGLCVATCIIFQRNIYIASVIGLLVGLYISVSEYMIAHSNLQDTTTNLDILGPA; this is translated from the exons ATGCGAAAAACTATTGGtgttatttttcttcatttgtttactttattttatatcacTTCTGTGGAGTGTAACAAAAAGCCATCAAGTGAAGAACTCAAAGCACAACAATTTCCTCCTTGTGCAGCTtgtaaagttttaataaatagtttcaaaaaG GGTATAGAAAGAACCAAGCGTGAGAAATTTGATGGAGGAGATAGTGCTTGGGAAGAAGATAAGTTAGGTTCATATTCAAAAAGTGAAACTAGATTAATAGAAATACAGGAACATTTATGTAAAGAAGTAGAACGTGGTAAGATTCAGTGCCATGCTTTGGCTGAAGAATTGGAAAGCAAGATAGAAGAGTGGTGGTTTCATCAACAAAATAAACATCCAGACATTTTTGATTATATATGTATTGAAGAAACTGGGCGATGTTGTCCAAAAGATCATTTTGGACCACAGTGTGTACCATGTCCAGGATTTCCAGATAAAATTTGTAACAATAATGGTAAATGTAAAGGAGCAGGTACTAGGAAAGGAAATGGTGGATGCTTTTGTGATAAAGGCTATCAAGGAGAAAATTGTTCTGAATGTGAGATTGGATTTTATGAATCTTATAAAGATGAGAATAAATTATTGTGTTCTCAATGTCATGCTTCCTGTCATGGTCCCTGTAAAGGAGCAGGACCAAAAAGTTGTGAGAAGTGTGCAAAAGGATGGCAAATGATAGATGGGCAAGGTTGTACCGATATTGATGAATGTATAAATAGTAATAAGTATTGTCCTGGCAATCAATTTTGTATTAACAAAGAAGGAGGTTACAACTGTCTAA gtTGTGATAAAGCTTGTAGTGGTTGCACTGGTGATGGTCCAGATATGTGTATAAAATGTGCTGATGAATATCATAAACAGGATAATTTATGTATAA attCTGATCTTTTGGGTCGCAAGAAACAGGAGAACATTGCCAGATATGCTACATATTTTGGTCTCTGTGTAGCAAcatgtattatttttcaaagaaacatttatatagCAAGTGTAATTGGATTACTAGTTGGACTTTACATATCAGTTTCTGAATATATGATAGCTCACAGTAATCTTCAAGATACTACCACAAATTTGGATATTCTAGGTCCTGCCTAA
- the alphaCOP gene encoding coatomer subunit alpha, translating to MLTKFETKSARVKGLSFHPKRPWVLASLHNGVIQLWDYRMCTLLDKFDEHDGPVRGICFHNQQPLFVSGGDDYKIKVWNYKQRRCIFTLLGHLDYIRTIVFHQEYPWILSASDDQTIRIWNWQSRTCICVLTGHNHYVMCAQFHPTEDIIVSASLDQTVRVWDISGLRKKNVAPGPGGLEDHLKNPGATDLFGQADAVVKHVLEGHDRGVNWAAFHPTLPLIVSGADDRQIKMWRLNDAKAWEVDTCRGHYNNVSCVLFHPRQDLILSNSEDKSIRVWDMTKRSCLHTFRREHERFWVLAAHPTLNLFAAGHDSGMIIFKLERERPAYAVHGNVLYYVKDRFLRKLDFTTSKDTSVMQFRGGGKTRPYSMSYNQAENAVLICTRSPHNVENSTYDLCMIPREGDSVTEADTKRDSGVTAIWVARNRFAVLDRVYSLVIKNLKNEFTKKVQIQNCDEIFYAGTGMLLLRDADQVTLFDVQQKRTLAEVKISKCRYVVWSSDMSHVALLAKHTVNICNRRLESLCSVHENTRVKSGAWDDSGVFIYTTSNHIKYAINNGDHGIIRTLDLPIYVTRVKGNQVYCLDRECRPRILRIDPTEYKFKLALINRKYEEVLHMVRNANLVGQSIIAYLQQKGYPEVALHFVKDEKTRFGLALECGNIEVALEAARSLDQKTCWESLAQAALLQGNHQVVEMCYQRTKNFEKLSFLYLITGNLEKLRKMIKIAEIRKDVSGQYQGSLLLGDVYERAKILRNSGQASLAYVTEKVHGISSPEDDAQYSSMSEELSALEKGAVYLQPPVPIQQAENNWPLLTVSKGFFEGAMLSRGKSQVAAALAPEDDSAVPVEGWGNDEELGIDDEEGGETEQPPEGEESAGWDVEDVDLPPELEAATTATEDGYYSPPTKGVPPTQHWVNNSQLAVDHVLAGSFETAFRLLNDQVGVVEFASYENLFMSTYARARTAFDTLPSIPSLYAYPQRNWKETNPKSALPAVGLHLTDLVQRLQVCYHLTTGGKFPEAIEKFQAILLSVPLLVVDTRQDIAEAQQLIQICREYILGLKMETERKNLPKATLAEQKRICEMAAYFTHCSLQPVHQILTLRIAVNMFFKLKNYKTAASFGRRLLELGPKPDLAQQVRKILQACDKNPVDEHQLVYDEHNPFSLCASTFVPIYKGKPEVKCPLCGASYLPQFKETVCKVCEVALVGKECIGLRISPVQFR from the exons ATGTTGACGAAATTTGAAACAAAGTCTGCTCGTGTGAAAGGGCTTTCTTTTCATCCAAAACGTCCCTGGGTTCTTGCAAG tTTGCACAATGGAGTCATACAATTATGGGATTATCGTATGTGTACCCTGTTAGACAAATTTGATGAACATGATGGACCTGTTCGTGGAATCTGTTTCCACAATCAACAGCCTCTGTTTGTATCTGGTGgtgatgattataaaattaaagtatGGAATTATAAACAGCGAAGATGCATCTTCACTTTATTAGGACATTTAGATTACATCAGAACAATAGTATTCCACCAAGAATATCCATGGATTCTAAGTGCATCTGATGATCAGACAATCCGTATTTGGAACTGGCAAAGTCGTACATGCATTTGTGTATTAACAGGACATAATCATTATGTAATGTGTGCACAATTCCACCCTACAGAAGACATAATAGTATCTGCTTCTTTGGACCAAACAGTTAGGGTATGGGACATTTCTGGCctaagaaagaaaaatgtagCTCCAGGTCCAGGAGGCTTagaagatcatttaaaaaatcctgGAGCAACTGATCTATTTGGTCAAGCTGATGCTGTAGTAAAGCACGTGCTTGAAGGTCATGACCGTGGTGTCAATTGGGCAGCTTTCCATCCTACATTACCTTTGATTGTTTCTGGAGCTGATGATCGACAAATTAAAATGTGGAGACTGAATGACGCAAAAGCATGGGAAGTAGACACATGTCGTGGCCATTACAACAATGTTTCCTGTGTCTTGTTCCATCCTAGACAAgatttaattctttcaaattcaGAAGACAAGAGTATACGTGTTTGGGATATGACAAAACGTAGTTGTTTGCACACATTTAGAAGAGAACATGAAAGATTCTGGGTCCTTGCTGCTCATCCTACTTTAAATCTCTTTGCTGCTGGTCATGATTCTGGAATGATCATTTTCAAACTTGAGAGAGAACGTCCAGCATATGCTGTGCATGGAAATGTTCTTTATTATGTGAAAGATCGTTTCCTTAGAAAATTGGACTTCACTACCTCTAAAGATACTTCTGTTATGCAGTTTCGTGGAGGTGGAAAGACTCGTCCTTACAGTATGTCATATAATCAAGCAGAGAATGCTGTTTTAATCTGTACAAGGTCACCCCATAATGTTGAAAACAGTACTTACGATTTATGTATGATACCTCGCGAGGGTGATTCAGTTACTGAGGCTGATACAAAACGAGATTCTGGAGTCACTGCTATTTGGGTTGCAAGGAATCGTTTTGCTGTATTGGACAGAGTCTATTCA TTGGTCATTAAGAATTTGAAGAACGAATTTACCAAGAAGGTACAAATTCAAAACTGCGACGAAATATTCTATGCTGGCACAGGAATGCTTCTTCTACGTGACGCTGACCAAGTAACGCTTTTTGATGTTCAGCAGAAAAGAACATTAGCTGAAGTAAAAATTTCTAAATGCAGATACGTCGTTTGGTCTAGTGACATGTCCCATGTTGCTCTACTTGCGAAACATACAGTCAATATCTGTAACAGACGATTAGAGTCTTTGTGCTCTGTTCATGAAAATACTCGAGTTAAATCTGGAGCTTGGGATGATTCTGGAGTATTTATCTATACTACTAGTAATCACATTAAATACGCAATTAACAATGGTGATCACGGCATCATCCGCACATTAGACTTACCAATATATGTAACTAGAGTTAAAGGCAATCAAGTTTATTGTCTAGACAGAGAATGTAGACCACGAATTCTTAGAATAGACCCAAcagaatataaattcaaattggctttaattaataggaaatatGAAGAAGTACTGCATATGGTTCGAAATGCAAATCTTGTTGGTCAGTCTATAATTGCCTATCTGCAACAGAAGGGTTATCCTGAAGTTGCTTTGCACTTTGTGAAAGATGAAAAGACTAGATTCGGACTTGCTCTTGAATGTGGAAATATTGAAGTGGCTCTAGAAGCAGCAAGATCTCTTGATCAGAAGACTTGTTGGGAAAGTTTGGCTCAAGCAGCCTTGCTACAAGGAAATCATCAAGTTGTAGAAATGTGTTATCAGAGAacaaagaattttgaaaaattatcatTCCTCTATCTCATTACTGGTAACTTAGAAAAATTacgtaaaatgataaaaatcgcAGAAATTAGAAAGGATGTCTCTGGTCAATATCAGGGTAGTCTGTTACTTGGTGATGTTTATGAGCGTGCAAAAATTTTAAGG AATTCTGGTCAAGCATCTTTGGCTTATGTAACTGAGAAGGTTCATGGTATTTCATCTCCAGAAGACGATGCTCAATACAGTTCTATGAGCGAAGAACTTTCTGCTCTAGAAAAGGGAGCAGTGTACCTGCAACCACCTGTACCCATTCAACAAGCTGAAAATAACTGGCCACTGCTAACAGTTTCTAAAGGTTTCTTCGAGGGTGCAATGTTGTCGCGTGGAAAGAGCCAAGTGGCTGCTGCTTTAGCTCCAGAAGACGATAGTGCCGTACCTGTTGAAGGATGGGGTAATGATGAAGAATTGGGAATAGATGATGAAGAAGGTGGAGAAACAGAACAGCCTCCCGAAGGAGAAGAAAGTGCTGGATGGGACGTTGAAGACGTAGATTTACCGCCAGAACTTGAAGCTGCAACCACTGCAACTGAAGATGGCTATTATTCACCACCCACGAAAGGAGTACCACCAACGCAACATTGGGTGAATAATTCTCAATTAGCTGTGGACCATGTACTAGCTGGATCATTTGAAACCGCATTTAGACTATTGAATGACCAAGTTGGCGTTGTTGAATTCGCCTCTTATGAGAATCTCTTTATGAGTACTTATGCTCGTGCTCGAACAGCGTTTGATACGTTACCCAGTATACCTTCATTATATGCATATCCTCAAAGAAATTGGAAGGAAACAAATCCTAAAAGCGCTCTGCCCGCAGTAGGATTGCATCTTACGGATTTAGTTCAGAGATTACAAGTATGTTACCACTTGACCACTGGTGGAAAGTTCCCAGAAGCTATAGAAAAATTCCAAGCAATTTTACTTAGTGTACCGTTATTGGTTGTGGATACAAGACAAGATATTGCAGAAGCACAGCAATTGATTCAGATTTGtagagaatatattttaggATTGAAGatggaaacagaaagaaaaaatctGCCTAAGGCTACTCTAGCTGAACAAAAACGCATTTGTGAAATGGCAGCATACTTTACACACTGTAGTTTACAACCTGTACATCAAATTCTTACTTTGAGGATAGCTGTGAATATGTTCTTCAAGTTAAAGAACTACAAAACTGCTGCTTCCTTTGGTAGAAGATTGCTTGAATTAGGACCTAAACCTGACTTGGCACAGCAAGTCAGAAAAATATTGCag gCGTGTGACAAGAATCCAGTGGATGAACATCAACTAGTGTATGATGAACATAATCCATTCTCATTATGTGCCAGCACCTTTGTTCCAATTTATAAAGGTAAACCAGAAGTCAAGTGTCCACTATGTGGAGCAAGTTATTTACCACAGTTTAAGGAGACTGTGTGTAAAGTCTGTGAAGTTGCATTAGTTGGTAAGGAATGCATTGGTTTAAGGATAAGTCCTGTACAATTTCGATAA